The DNA window CCGCATCCTTATAGAAGGAGAGCACCCCGTGCCGCTCGCTGGGCCGCAGCTCCCCGGCGCTGTCCGCCATGCGCTCCAGGTCCTTGTAGGCCGTGAAGACGCACCCGTCCCCGAAGCGGTACACGCACTGCGGATCCAGCTCCAGGAAGGGGGGCAGCAGATCCAACGCCCCCAGCGCCTCGAAGGTGCCGCGCACCAGCGCCGGCAGCGTCAGCAGCGTGGGGCCCGTGTCCAGGTGGATGCCGTCCAGGGTGACGCCCTGGGCCTTTCCTCCCAGCCGGGGCCCGCGCTCGAAGAGCGTCACCGCGTGGCCCTCCTGGGCCAGCAGTCCGGCGGCCGTCAGGCCCCCGATGCCCCCGCCCATCACGGCGGCGCGGCGCCTCATCCCTGCTCTCCCATGAGCGGTGCCAGCTCCCCATCGAGCAGCTCCCGCGCCCGCTCCGGCCGGTACACGTGCTCGCGCGACAGCCGCTCGGAGACGATGTCCACCAGCTCGCCGCGCGCGCCGGCCTCCACCGCCACGCGCCGCGCGTGCAGCGACATGTGGCCCCGCTGGATGCCCTCGGTGGACAGCGCCTTGAGCGCCGCCAGGTTCGTGGCCAGCCCCGCCGCGGCCGCCAACCCCGCCAGCTCCACCGCGCGCGAGGTCCCCGCCAGCTTCAGCGCCCGGCGTACGCCCGCGTGCGTGCGGGCCGCGCCCCCCACGGTGGAGGTGGCCAGCGGCATCTCCAGCGCGCCGCCCAGCGCCCCGTCCGGCTCGCGCCACCAGGACGTGAGCGGCTGGTAGCGGCCCGAGCGCGCCGCATAGGCGTGGGCACCGGCCTCCACCGCGCGCCAGTCATTGCCGCACGCCACCAGCACCGCGTCCACGCCGTTCATCACCCCCTTGTTGTGGGTGACGGCGCGGTACACGTCCAGCTCCGCGAAGCGCTGCGCCGCGAGGATGCCCTCCAGCACCTGCTCCCCGTCCGTGAAGCCCTCCGAGGCCAGCGCCGCCAGCGGCACGCGCGCGCACACGCGCACCTTGCGCCGGTCCGCCAGGTTGGTGAGGATCTTCAGCCCCACCCGGGCCCCGGTGAGCGCGCCCAGCCAGGGCGCCAGCGCCTCCGCCAGGCCGTTGACGAGGTTGGCGCCCATCGCATCGCGCGTGTCCACGTGCAGGTGCACCACCAGCGTGGTGGCATCCAGCACGCGCACCTCCAGCTCCCGCGCCCCGCCGCCGCGCTGGCACATGGCGGGCATCAGCGCATCGGCACGATCCAGCAGCGCGGGGGCCTCCTTGCGCAGCGTGTCCATGGCCGCCTCCAGGCGGGGCACGTCCAAGAGCTGCACCTGCGCGGTGGTGATGGGCGCGTCCGCGGACACCGTGAAGCCGCCGCCCTCGGCGCACAGCCGGGCCGCGTAGCTGGCCGCGGCGATGATGGAGGGCTCCTCCACCGCCATGGGCACCAGCCGCGCCTGGCCATCCACCACGAAGTTGAGCGCCACGCCCAGCGGCAGGCCATGCAGGCCGATGACGTTCTCCACCATCGCGTCCGCGCACGCCTCGTCGAAGCCCCCCAGCCCCTCCAGCTCCCGGGCCTCCAGGGCCGTCAGCCAGCGGGCCTCCACCAGCCGGGACCGGCGCCGCTCCATCGGCTCGCGGTAGAAGCCCGACAGGCGCGAGGTGCGCGGAATCTCCAGCGGCTTCACGCTGTCGTCGCTCATCCCTGGCTCCTCGTGGGAAGCAGCGGCGCGGGCGCCTTCTCCACCGGTAACGGGGTGGGCAGGACCGTCTCCGGCCGGGAGAAGGCCGCCAGCGCCAGCGCCAGCTTGCGGCGGCCCGGCACGTACGCGCGCCCGCTGAACACGTCGTAGTCCCGCGCCTCGATGACGCGCAGGATGTCCCCGTAGATGCCGCCCATCAGCCGCACCATGCGGCGGCTGCCCAGGCCCGTCAGGTAGGGCACCCCGGCGGCCGCGCTCGCGTAGTAGCCGCGCGCCCGGTGAATCTGGAAGCGCATGAAGTCGCGCCACCGCGCATCGGTCTTGCCCGCCCACAGGTCCGCCTCGGACAGCCCGAAGGAGGCCAGCTCCGCGCTGGGCAGGTAGACCCGGCCGCGCTCCAGGTCCTCGCGCACGTCGCGCAGGATGTTGGTGAGCTGCATGCCCCGGCCCAGGTCCGCCGCGTGGGCCGCGGCGCGCTCATCGATGCACCCCAGCACCGGGGTGAGCATCAGCCCCACCACGCCGGCGACGCGGTAGCAGTACAGGTCCAACTCCTCGAAGGTGGCGTAGCGGCTCTTCGTCAGGTCCATCTCCATGCCGGAGATGAGGTCCTGGAAGGGCTGCTCGGGAATGCGGAAGCGGTGGATGCAGTGCTTGAGGGCGGCGAACTCGCCCTCGTCCCAGGGGCACTGCTCCTGGGCGCTCATCAGCCGCTGCGCGGGGGACTCCAGCCCGGGCGCCGCCAGCTCCGGCATGGGCAGGTACACCTCCGCCACGCGCTGCCGCGCCCGCTCCAGCCGGGCCTTCAGGTCCACCGGCGCCACGCCCTCGCCGCTCTCGTCCACCATGTCGTCCAGCCGCCGGCAGAAGGCGTACAGGGCGAACGCCGCCTTGCGCCGCTCGCCGAACAGCAGGTACGAGGCGAAGTAGAAGCTCTTGGCGTGGTGGCGCGTCACCGAGCGCGCCAGCCGGTAGCCCTGGGAGACGAGGCGCGCATTCTCGTGCGAGTTCATGACGCCAGCTCCACCGCCGCCGGGGAGGCGGGCGGCTGCGGGGCGAGGGACAGCCGGCTCTGCTGGGCCCACGCCAGCATGCGCTCCACCACCAGCCGCGCGGAGATGAGCACCGTGGGCAGGCCCGTGCCCGGCTGCGTGGAGGCCCCGACGAAGAAGAGGTTCTTCACGCGCGCGTCCTGGTTCGAGGGCCGGAAGGGGCCGATCTGGAAGAAGTTCTGCGCCAGCCCGAACGCACTGCCGTGCATCAGGTTGAAGGAGGAGGCCCAGTCATCCGGGGTGAAGACGCGCTCCACCTCCACGTCCCTCTCGAGCTCCGGGTAGCCCAGCTCCGCGAGGCGCTGGAACACCTGCGCCCGCACCCGCGGGCCCTCCACCTTCCAGTCCACGCCGGGGTGCTGGCGCGGCACCGGCACCAGCACGTACACCCCGTCCTTGCCCGGCGGCGCCAGGCTGGGGTCCAGGCGCGAGGGGATGTTGAGGTAGAAGCTCGGGTCGGCCGGCACGCGGAAGCGCTCGAAGATGTCGTCGAAGGAGCCGCGGTAGTCCCGGCCGAACACCACCGTGTGCTGATCCAACCCCTCGTAGCGCTTCTTCAGCCCCAGGTAGAGCATGTAGCCGCTGGAGGTGTAGCGCAGCGAGTCCTTGCGCCGGAGCGAGGTGGGCGCCCCCTCCAGGAGCTTCTCGTACACGTAGGGCAGGTCCGCGTTGCACAGCACCACGTCGGCCCGCACCACGCGGCCCCCTTCCAGCTCCACGCCCGTGGCGCGCGCGCCCTCGGTGAGGATGCGCCGCACGGGGGCGCCATAGTGCAGCCGCACGCCCTCCTCGCGCGCCACGCGCTCCAGCGCCAGGGGGATGGCGTACAGGCCCCCCTTGGGGAACCAGATGCCCACGCCCAGCTCCGTGAAGGGCAGCAGCCCGTACACCGCCGGCGAGGCGAAGGGCGAGACGCCCAGGTACATCGTCTGGAACGTCATCGCCGCGCGCAGCCGGTCGTCCTGGAAGTAGCGGCTGACGTCCGCGTACATGCGCCGGTGGGCGCGGACCTTGAAAATCTTCGCCAGCACCCCGGGCGAGAAGTAGTCGGCGATGCCCGCGTAGTTGCGCCCCACCAAGTGGTCCAGGCTGGTGCGGTACTGCACGCGCCCCTGGGCCATGAAGGCCAGGTAGCGCTCGAAGCTGCCCGGTTCGATGCGCTCCAGCTCCTGGCCCATGGCGCACAGCTCGGAGGTGAAGGTGACGTCCGAGCCGTCCCGGAAGTGGATGCGGTAGTTCGTCTTGCACCGCATCAGCGTCAGGTAGTCCTCGATGCGCCGGCCCAGCGCCCGGAACGTCTCCTCGAAGACCTCCGGCATCAGCACGATGGTGGGGCCCATGTCCCACGTGAAGCCGTCCACCTTCAGCTGGGCGCAGCGGCCCCCAGGCCCGTCCGTCTTCTCGAAGAGCTGAACGTCGAACCCCTGGCGCGCCAGCCGGGCCGCGGCGGCGAGCCCTCCCACGCCGGCGCCCACCACCACCGCCGTAGGCCTGCCCCCTTGCCCGATGCCCATGGTGTGTTCCTTAAGCGGCACGGTGCGCCAGCCGGGTGATGAGGTTGTCCAGCAGCTCGCGCATCCCGCCGCCGTCAGGCAGGGCCCGCAGGGCCCCTCGCGCCGCGCGCGAGGAGCGATCCACCATCCGCTCGCACGCGGCACGGCCTCCCCACCGCTCCACCAGCTCCCGGGCCCGCGCCAGCGCCGCCTCGTCCTTCTCCCCGGCCGGCAGCGCCCACAACCGCTCCAGCTCCGCGCGCGCCTCGGCGTTGGCGCGCGCGTACGCGGCCAGCACCGGGAAGGTGCGCTTGCCCTGGCAGAAGTCACTGTCGCCGGCCTTGCCCGACATGCGCGCGTCCCCGAACAGGCCGAGCACATCGTCCCGGAGCTGGTAGGCCAGGCCCCCGTAGCGCCCCACCCGCTCCAGCCCCTGGCACAGCTCCTCCCCGGCCTCCGCCAGCATCGCCCCGCACACCAGCGGGGCGCAGAAGCCGTAGCGCGCCGTCTTCAGGTGGGCCACGCGCAGCGCCTGGAAGAGCCCCACGTCCGCCAGCGCCGCCCGCGACAGGTCCAGATCCAGATACTGCCCGGCCGCGGTGTGCCGGCAGACCGCCAGGTAGTACTGGCAGGCCTTCGCGGCCCCCTTGAGGCCCGAGCCCAGCATGGCCTCCATGGAGCGGGCGAAGAGGTGGTCCCCCACCACCACCGCCAGGTCCTCGCCCGCCCGCCCGGGGGCCAGCAGGTGGTGCAGCGCCGCGCCCCCCCGGCGCAAGTCGGCCCGGTCGGCCACATCGTCATGAACGAGGAGGAAGGTATGCAGCAGCTCCAACCCGGCCGCGAACTGCCACAGCCCCGCGGGCACGCCCGTGGTGCCCCGCGCCAGGCTGTAGCCCGCCACCACCAGCACAGGGCGCAAGCGCTTGGCCGGCCGCAAGGCGTAGTCGCGCGTGCGCGCCATGGCCTGCGTCCACCGCGGGTCCAACCCCGCCTCGTCCGGCAGCTCGAACAGCTCGGCCAGCGACGCTTCGATCTGCCCTTGGACGAGTTGGAGCCAGGTCAGGTCTGGCCGCGCCAGCCCCTGAGCGGGCGCCAACACGGGAGCAGCCACCGACGGGAAAGGGTGAGCCATGGCGCCATCCTCCACCCCCTGTGTGGGAGCGTTTCGCCTCAGAGGTAATGTTTGCACACACGTCTTGTCAAGACTATGTTCAAGGTTTGTGGCACCTTTGTTCAAAGGAGCTCCCATGAAGACGTGGCTCACGACAGCGTTGGCGGTGACCCTGGTCACGGGAGGCGCGCGTGCCCAGCAGCCTTCCGGTGCAGTGGATGCGACCTTGAGACGCTCGGACGGGGAGCCCGTACGGCTGTCGCACTGGAGGGGAAAGCCCGTCATCCTGTTCTACGAGGACAAGGACTCGGTGCGCCTCAATGCCCCGCTCAAGGAGCGTCTCTTCGCGCTGGCCAGCGAGCGGGGGCTCAGGGAGGCGGCCTGGGTGGTGGCGGTGGCGAACCTGGAGAAGTTCAACTTCTTTCCCGCCCGGCAGATCGCCCTGTCCTACGTGAAGGATGAGGAGAAGAAGACCGGGGTGCCCATCCTGGTGGATCTTGAGGGCACCCTGGGCGCGGACCCCTGGAAGCTGCCCATGAAGACCTCCAACGTCCTGCTCCTGGATGCGGAGGGCACCGTCCTCTACCGGTACTCGGGCCGCATGGCGGACAAGGACATGGAGCTGTTCCTCGCGCTGCTGGCGCGGCTGGTCGGTGTGAACCTGGGAACGGAGGAGGCCCACCCATGAAGGTGGCCATCACCGGCGCCAACGGGTTTCTGGGCACCGCGCTTGTTCAAGGTTTGTTGGAACATGGGCACACCGTCCATGTTCTGGTGCGAAACGTTGAACAGAGCCTCGCCCGGCTCCCGCCGGGGGTGACGGGGGCCCCGTTCCACGCAGAAGCCCCGCTGCCCCCCGAGGCCCTCGCGGGCGCGGAGGCGGTGGTCTACCTGGCGGGCGCCTCGCTGCTCCAGCGCTGGAACGAGGAGAGCAAGCAGCGCATCCGGAACAGCCGCACGCAGGGCACCCACCACTTGGTGGAGGCCCTGCGCGCGGCGGGCACGGTGAAGCGCTTCGTGTGCGGCTCGGCGGTGGGCCACTACGGCACCGGCCTGTCCTCCGCGACGCTCACGGAGGACAGCCCCCCGGGCGACGACTTCCTGGCCCAGGTGTGCGTGGAGTGGGAGGCCCAGGCGCTGCGGGCGCGCGAGGCGGGCATCTCCACGGCGCTGGCGCGGATCGGCATGGTGCTGCACCCGGAAGGGGGCGCCCTGCACGCCCTCCTGCCCCAATTCCGCCTGGGCGCGGGGGGCCGGGTGGGCTCGGGCAAGCAGTACGTGAGCTGGGTGCACCGCGCGGATCAGGTGGCCGCGCTCCGGTTCCTGCTGGAGCACCCGGAGCTGGAGGGGCCCTACAACATCGCCGCGCCGGAGCCCGTCACCAACGCCGAGTTCGCCCACACACTGGCCCACGTGCTGGGGCGCCCCTCGGTGATGACCATCCCCGCCTTTGTCCTGAAGGCGGCCGTGGGCGAGGGCGCCGTGCTCATGCTCCACGGCCAGCGGGTGCTGCCCCAGCGCCTCACCGAGGCGGGCTTCTCCTTCCGCCACCCCCGCCTGGAGGGGGCCCTGAAAGATCTACTCGCCTGAGCCGGGAGGCCGCCCGCCGGAAGCCCCTCCTGTCCCCCCCTTGTGTTGTTGAGCCATCGTCCGCCGGGGGGTGGCTTTGCCCGGGGCGTGCCGCCTCGCTACCGTGGACGCCGTCGAGGCCTCCGCATGCGCATCCCCCCTGGCACCCGAATGCTCCTCTCCCTGCGAATCGCGGTGCTGGCGTTGCTCGTCAGCACGGGAGGGACGGCGTGGGCACTGGAGCCGGGCAAGTCGCTGGCGCAGTTCCCCCACAGCACCTGGCAGCGCTCGTCGGGGCTGCCGCAGAGCGCCATCCTGACCCTGGCGCAGACGCCGGATGGCTACCTGTGGGCGGGCACCTGGGAGGGGGTGGCGCGCTTCGACGGGGCGCGCTTCACGCTCTTCGAGAGCCACACCACGCCCGCGCTCCAGGCCCGCTCCATCCGGGGCCTGGCCACCTCCCAGGACGGCACGCTGTGGCTGAGCACCGAGGCGGGCCTCACGGGCATGCGCGGCGGCACCTTCTTCCCGGTGCACGCCCCCCCGGACGTGGTGTTGAAGGACCTGCGCACCCTGCTGCCCGCCCGGGACGGCAGCCTGTGGATCGCCACGCTCGGCTACGGGCTGCTGCGCTACAAGGACGGAACCTTCCAGGCATGGACCACCCGCACGGGCCTGCTGGACGACTACGTGGCGGCGCTCGCCGAGGCGCCGGACGGCTCTGTCTGGGTGGGCACCTCCCGGGGCCTGCAACGGTGGGATGGCCAGGCGCTCCAGCCCGGCCCCGCCTTCGTGCCCCAGGACGCGGAGCTCTCGGTGCGCGCGCTCGCGGTGGACGCGGAGGGCCACCTCTGGGTGGGCACCGAGAGCGGAACGGTGTACCGGCAGCAGGAGGGGCACCTGCGGCGCGAGCCGCTGGCGAGCATCCCCGGCCACCCCATCTCGGCGCTGCTGGTGGACCGGGCCGGCAGCCTGTGGGTGGGGAGCACCGGCGGGGGGCTGCTGCGGCTGGCCCACGGCCACCGCTCGGTGATGGATGGCGCGCAGGGGATGGAGGACGAGGCCATCGCCGCGCTGCTCGAGGACGCCGAGGGCAGCATCTGGATCGGCACCGAGGAGGCGGGGCTGCACCGGCTCAAGGATGCGCCGCTGACGCCCTACGGCCGCCCCGAGGGCCTGCCGCACGACGTGATTGCCTCCATCCACGAGGCGCGCGATGGGAGCCTGTGGTTCGCCAGCCTGGGCGGGGGCGTCACCCGCTGGTTCGCCGGCAAGATGACGACGTGGAACACGCACCACGGGCTCATCCATGACCGCGTCCGCTCCATCGCCGAGGATCAACACGGCGGCCTCTGGTTCAGCACCCAGCTGGGGCTCAGCCGCTGGCAGGACGGCGCGTTCACCACCACGCTCGGCCACGCCCACGGCCTGCCCCCGGGCCCGGTGCGCACCGTGCACGTGGACGCGGACAACATCCTGTGGGCGGGCACCCAGGCGGGGCTGGCCCGGTGGAATGGCGAGCGCTTCGAGCTGCACACCCGGAAGGACGGGCTGCCGGGGGACAAGATTACCCTGCTGAAGCCCCGCGGCGCGGGGGGCTTCTGGGTGGGCACCAGCGGCGGCGGGCTCGCCTTCTATTCCGGCGGGCACTTCACCTCCGTGGCCAGCGAGGGCTACCCGATGTTCAGCGAGCTGTCCTCGCTGTACGAGGAGGCCGATGGCACCCTGTGGCTCGGCACCGACGAGGGGCTCTTCCACGCGAAGGGCGGACACTTCACCCGCTTCTCCCAGGCCGAGGGGCTCTTCAACGACCGCATCTTCCAGATCCTCCCGGATGGGCACGGCTACCTGTGGATGAGCTGCAACAAGGGCCTGTTCCGCGTCCGCCAGGCGGAGCTGGAGGCCGTGGCCGAGGGCCGCCGCACGCGCGTCACCTCCCGCGCCTACGGCGAGGAGGACGGCATGCGCGCCGCGGAGTGCAACGGCGTGGGCGGCCCGCCCGGCATCCGCGCCCGGGATGGGCGGCTGTGGTTCCCCACCGTGCGCGGCGCCGTCGTGTACACGCCCACGCACGAGCAGAGGCCCGCCCCGCTGGCGCCGATGCGCATCGAGGAGCTCCGGGTGGACCGGCAGCCGGTGCCCCTCGGCGCGGAGGCCATCCCCGTGGGCGAGGGGAACGTGGAGATTCAGTACACCACCCCCAGCCTCTCCGCGCCCCAGCAGCTGCGCTTCCGCTACCAGCTCGAAGGGTTCGACCCGGACTGGGTGGAGGCCGGCGCGCGCAACGTGGCCTACTACACGAACCTCCCGCCGGGCCGTTACCGCTTCCTCGTGGAGGCCCGGGAGCTGGACGAGGGCCGGGTGGCGCCCCTGGCGGAGCTGACGCTGCACCTCAAGCCGCGCTTCCACCAGACGCTGCTGTTCCGCGGGGCGTGTGCCCTGGCCGCCCTGCTGCTGGTGGCGGGCGGCATGTGGCTGCGCCTGTGCCAGTCCCGGCAGCGCGAGCGGGAGCTGCAGGCCCACGTGGACCAGCGCACCGCGGAGCTGGCCACGCTCAACGCCGACCTGAGCAACCGGCTCCAGGAGCTCCAGTCCACGCGCGAGCGGCTCGTCCACGCCGAGAAGATGGCGGCCGTGGGAACGCTCGCCGCGGGCGTGGGCCATGAAATCAACAACCCCCTGGCCTTCATCATCTCCAACCTCCACTACGCGAGCACGGAGCTGAAGGGCGCGGCCCAGCAGGATGGCGAGCCGGAGCGCTGGGCGGAGGTGGAGCAGGCGCTCGCCGAGGCGCTGCTGGGCGCCGACCGCGTGCGGCGCATCGTCCAGGACCTGAAGACCTTCTCACGCGTGCAGCCCGAGCACCCCCAGCGGGTGGACCTGCACGCGGTGCTGGACCTGGCCCTGTCCTTCGCGGATGCGGAGGTGCGCCACCGGGCCCGCGTGGTGAAGCGCCTCGGCCCGGTGCCCGCGGTGTTCGGGGACGAGACGCGGCTGGGACAGGTGCTCCTCAACCTCATCATCAATGCCGCCCAGGCCATCCCCGAGGGCCATGCGGACCAGCACGAGATTCGCATCACCACGCGCCAGGATGCGCAGGGCCGGGCGGTGGTGGAGGTGAGCGACACCGGCACGGGCATCGCGCCCGAGGTGCTGCCGCGCATCTTCGACCCCTTCTTCACCACCAAACCGGTGGGGGTGGGCACCGGCCTGGGGCTGTCCATCTGCCATGGCTACGTCCAGGCGCTGGGCGGCGACATCCGGGTGCGCAGCACGCCGGGCAAGGGCACCACGTTCGAGGTGACGCTGCCCCCGGCGCCA is part of the Stigmatella aurantiaca genome and encodes:
- a CDS encoding hydroxymethylglutaryl-CoA reductase, degradative; this encodes MSDDSVKPLEIPRTSRLSGFYREPMERRRSRLVEARWLTALEARELEGLGGFDEACADAMVENVIGLHGLPLGVALNFVVDGQARLVPMAVEEPSIIAAASYAARLCAEGGGFTVSADAPITTAQVQLLDVPRLEAAMDTLRKEAPALLDRADALMPAMCQRGGGARELEVRVLDATTLVVHLHVDTRDAMGANLVNGLAEALAPWLGALTGARVGLKILTNLADRRKVRVCARVPLAALASEGFTDGEQVLEGILAAQRFAELDVYRAVTHNKGVMNGVDAVLVACGNDWRAVEAGAHAYAARSGRYQPLTSWWREPDGALGGALEMPLATSTVGGAARTHAGVRRALKLAGTSRAVELAGLAAAAGLATNLAALKALSTEGIQRGHMSLHARRVAVEAGARGELVDIVSERLSREHVYRPERARELLDGELAPLMGEQG
- a CDS encoding phytoene/squalene synthase family protein translates to MNSHENARLVSQGYRLARSVTRHHAKSFYFASYLLFGERRKAAFALYAFCRRLDDMVDESGEGVAPVDLKARLERARQRVAEVYLPMPELAAPGLESPAQRLMSAQEQCPWDEGEFAALKHCIHRFRIPEQPFQDLISGMEMDLTKSRYATFEELDLYCYRVAGVVGLMLTPVLGCIDERAAAHAADLGRGMQLTNILRDVREDLERGRVYLPSAELASFGLSEADLWAGKTDARWRDFMRFQIHRARGYYASAAAGVPYLTGLGSRRMVRLMGGIYGDILRVIEARDYDVFSGRAYVPGRRKLALALAAFSRPETVLPTPLPVEKAPAPLLPTRSQG
- a CDS encoding phytoene desaturase family protein, translated to MGIGQGGRPTAVVVGAGVGGLAAAARLARQGFDVQLFEKTDGPGGRCAQLKVDGFTWDMGPTIVLMPEVFEETFRALGRRIEDYLTLMRCKTNYRIHFRDGSDVTFTSELCAMGQELERIEPGSFERYLAFMAQGRVQYRTSLDHLVGRNYAGIADYFSPGVLAKIFKVRAHRRMYADVSRYFQDDRLRAAMTFQTMYLGVSPFASPAVYGLLPFTELGVGIWFPKGGLYAIPLALERVAREEGVRLHYGAPVRRILTEGARATGVELEGGRVVRADVVLCNADLPYVYEKLLEGAPTSLRRKDSLRYTSSGYMLYLGLKKRYEGLDQHTVVFGRDYRGSFDDIFERFRVPADPSFYLNIPSRLDPSLAPPGKDGVYVLVPVPRQHPGVDWKVEGPRVRAQVFQRLAELGYPELERDVEVERVFTPDDWASSFNLMHGSAFGLAQNFFQIGPFRPSNQDARVKNLFFVGASTQPGTGLPTVLISARLVVERMLAWAQQSRLSLAPQPPASPAAVELAS
- a CDS encoding polyprenyl synthetase family protein encodes the protein MAHPFPSVAAPVLAPAQGLARPDLTWLQLVQGQIEASLAELFELPDEAGLDPRWTQAMARTRDYALRPAKRLRPVLVVAGYSLARGTTGVPAGLWQFAAGLELLHTFLLVHDDVADRADLRRGGAALHHLLAPGRAGEDLAVVVGDHLFARSMEAMLGSGLKGAAKACQYYLAVCRHTAAGQYLDLDLSRAALADVGLFQALRVAHLKTARYGFCAPLVCGAMLAEAGEELCQGLERVGRYGGLAYQLRDDVLGLFGDARMSGKAGDSDFCQGKRTFPVLAAYARANAEARAELERLWALPAGEKDEAALARARELVERWGGRAACERMVDRSSRAARGALRALPDGGGMRELLDNLITRLAHRAA
- a CDS encoding peroxiredoxin family protein, translating into MKTWLTTALAVTLVTGGARAQQPSGAVDATLRRSDGEPVRLSHWRGKPVILFYEDKDSVRLNAPLKERLFALASERGLREAAWVVAVANLEKFNFFPARQIALSYVKDEEKKTGVPILVDLEGTLGADPWKLPMKTSNVLLLDAEGTVLYRYSGRMADKDMELFLALLARLVGVNLGTEEAHP
- a CDS encoding TIGR01777 family oxidoreductase, whose protein sequence is MKVAITGANGFLGTALVQGLLEHGHTVHVLVRNVEQSLARLPPGVTGAPFHAEAPLPPEALAGAEAVVYLAGASLLQRWNEESKQRIRNSRTQGTHHLVEALRAAGTVKRFVCGSAVGHYGTGLSSATLTEDSPPGDDFLAQVCVEWEAQALRAREAGISTALARIGMVLHPEGGALHALLPQFRLGAGGRVGSGKQYVSWVHRADQVAALRFLLEHPELEGPYNIAAPEPVTNAEFAHTLAHVLGRPSVMTIPAFVLKAAVGEGAVLMLHGQRVLPQRLTEAGFSFRHPRLEGALKDLLA
- a CDS encoding two-component regulator propeller domain-containing protein codes for the protein MRIPPGTRMLLSLRIAVLALLVSTGGTAWALEPGKSLAQFPHSTWQRSSGLPQSAILTLAQTPDGYLWAGTWEGVARFDGARFTLFESHTTPALQARSIRGLATSQDGTLWLSTEAGLTGMRGGTFFPVHAPPDVVLKDLRTLLPARDGSLWIATLGYGLLRYKDGTFQAWTTRTGLLDDYVAALAEAPDGSVWVGTSRGLQRWDGQALQPGPAFVPQDAELSVRALAVDAEGHLWVGTESGTVYRQQEGHLRREPLASIPGHPISALLVDRAGSLWVGSTGGGLLRLAHGHRSVMDGAQGMEDEAIAALLEDAEGSIWIGTEEAGLHRLKDAPLTPYGRPEGLPHDVIASIHEARDGSLWFASLGGGVTRWFAGKMTTWNTHHGLIHDRVRSIAEDQHGGLWFSTQLGLSRWQDGAFTTTLGHAHGLPPGPVRTVHVDADNILWAGTQAGLARWNGERFELHTRKDGLPGDKITLLKPRGAGGFWVGTSGGGLAFYSGGHFTSVASEGYPMFSELSSLYEEADGTLWLGTDEGLFHAKGGHFTRFSQAEGLFNDRIFQILPDGHGYLWMSCNKGLFRVRQAELEAVAEGRRTRVTSRAYGEEDGMRAAECNGVGGPPGIRARDGRLWFPTVRGAVVYTPTHEQRPAPLAPMRIEELRVDRQPVPLGAEAIPVGEGNVEIQYTTPSLSAPQQLRFRYQLEGFDPDWVEAGARNVAYYTNLPPGRYRFLVEARELDEGRVAPLAELTLHLKPRFHQTLLFRGACALAALLLVAGGMWLRLCQSRQRERELQAHVDQRTAELATLNADLSNRLQELQSTRERLVHAEKMAAVGTLAAGVGHEINNPLAFIISNLHYASTELKGAAQQDGEPERWAEVEQALAEALLGADRVRRIVQDLKTFSRVQPEHPQRVDLHAVLDLALSFADAEVRHRARVVKRLGPVPAVFGDETRLGQVLLNLIINAAQAIPEGHADQHEIRITTRQDAQGRAVVEVSDTGTGIAPEVLPRIFDPFFTTKPVGVGTGLGLSICHGYVQALGGDIRVRSTPGKGTTFEVTLPPAPAPSQQPPPPSAPSGRFPAWRSRLMVVDDEPLLASALARTLSSEHDIVPFSSARDALDRLRQGEHYHLILCDLMMPDMTGMELYETLGREAPDVAERMVFITGGAFTDAARAFLDSTRRPCLEKPFEPELLRTRLRALLSQPPSSPSAAA